A genomic region of Dermacentor andersoni chromosome 9, qqDerAnde1_hic_scaffold, whole genome shotgun sequence contains the following coding sequences:
- the LOC126527432 gene encoding EEF1A lysine methyltransferase 2 isoform X2: MALSSEVACGELNPSELGTKTYWEEAYQNELNNFTNHGDVGEVWFGSKNECRVVRWLLQHAEKTSHILDIGCGNGHLLVHLAKEGFTNLTGVDYVENAVILAKELAAKEAVSVLFEVGDILEQDLPCPSFSRKYDFVLDKGTYDAISLCPDNPQKKRRCYLEVLSQILATGGHFVIVSCNWTQQELTAHFKRDLVLLDTIPTPTFSFGGSQGKSVTALVFVCKSPMEKP; the protein is encoded by the exons atGGCGCTCTCTTCGGAGGTTGCGTGTGGCGAGCTTAATCCGTCGGAACTTGGGACGAAAACTTA CTGGGAAGAGGCGTATCAGAATGAGCTGAATAACTTCACAAACCACGGTGATGTGGGTGAAGTTTG GTTTGGCAGCAAGAATGAATGTCGTGTTGTCAGGTGGTTGCTGCAGCATGCTGAGAAAACGAGCCATATTCTGGACATCGGTTGTGGAAATGGGCACCTTCTTGTACACTTG GCCAAAGAAGGCTTCACCAACCTGACAGGAGTTGACTACGTTGAGAATGCGGTGATCCTTGCAAAGGAATTAGCAGCCAAGGAAGCAGTTTCTGTCCTTTTTGAG GTGGGCGACATTCTTGAACAGGACCTGCCATGTCCCAGTTTCTCAAGGAAATACGACTTCGTCTTGGACAAAG GAACGTATGATGCCATCAGCCTCTGTCCAGACAATCCGCAAAAAAAACGCAGGTGCTACCTTGAAGTTCTGTCACAAATCCTTGCAACTGGAGGCCATTTTGTGATTGTGTCATGCAACTGGACACAGCAGGAACTGACAGCACACTTTAAGAGAG ACCTTGTGCTCTTGGATACCATACCAACGCCCACATTTTCATTTGGTGGCAGCCAAGGGAAATCTGTGACTGCACTGGTTTTTGTGTGCAAGTCTCCCATGGAAAAACCTTGA
- the LOC126527432 gene encoding EEF1A lysine methyltransferase 2 isoform X1 → MALSSEVACGELNPSELGTKTYWEEAYQNELNNFTNHGDVGEVWFGSKNECRVVRWLLQHAEKTSHILDIGCGNGHLLVHLAKEGFTNLTGVDYVENAVILAKELAAKEAVSVLFEVGDILEQDLPCPSFSRKYDFVLDKGTYDAISLCPDNPQKKRRCYLEVLSQILATGGHFVIVSCNWTQQELTAHFKRGIEVLRQWSCHLICLHRALPFCGMLDTGPFPEPTSSSPDHIESHHS, encoded by the exons atGGCGCTCTCTTCGGAGGTTGCGTGTGGCGAGCTTAATCCGTCGGAACTTGGGACGAAAACTTA CTGGGAAGAGGCGTATCAGAATGAGCTGAATAACTTCACAAACCACGGTGATGTGGGTGAAGTTTG GTTTGGCAGCAAGAATGAATGTCGTGTTGTCAGGTGGTTGCTGCAGCATGCTGAGAAAACGAGCCATATTCTGGACATCGGTTGTGGAAATGGGCACCTTCTTGTACACTTG GCCAAAGAAGGCTTCACCAACCTGACAGGAGTTGACTACGTTGAGAATGCGGTGATCCTTGCAAAGGAATTAGCAGCCAAGGAAGCAGTTTCTGTCCTTTTTGAG GTGGGCGACATTCTTGAACAGGACCTGCCATGTCCCAGTTTCTCAAGGAAATACGACTTCGTCTTGGACAAAG GAACGTATGATGCCATCAGCCTCTGTCCAGACAATCCGCAAAAAAAACGCAGGTGCTACCTTGAAGTTCTGTCACAAATCCTTGCAACTGGAGGCCATTTTGTGATTGTGTCATGCAACTGGACACAGCAGGAACTGACAGCACACTTTAAGAGAG GAATTGAAGTTTTGAGACAGTGGAGTTGTCACTTAATTTGTCTCCACCGGGCACTGCCATTCTGTGGcatgttagatacgggaccgtttcctgagcccacttcgagttccccagaccacatcgaatcgcaccacagctaa
- the LOC126527432 gene encoding EEF1A lysine methyltransferase 2 isoform X3 codes for MALSSEVACGELNPSELGTKTYWEEAYQNELNNFTNHGDVGEVWFGSKNECRVVRWLLQHAEKTSHILDIGCGNGHLLVHLAKEGFTNLTGVDYVENAVILAKELAAKEAVSVLFEVGDILEQDLPCPSFSRKYDFVLDKGTYDAISLCPDNPQKKRRCYLEVLSQILATGGHFVIVSCNWTQQELTAHFKRDTGPFPEPTSSSPDHIESHHS; via the exons atGGCGCTCTCTTCGGAGGTTGCGTGTGGCGAGCTTAATCCGTCGGAACTTGGGACGAAAACTTA CTGGGAAGAGGCGTATCAGAATGAGCTGAATAACTTCACAAACCACGGTGATGTGGGTGAAGTTTG GTTTGGCAGCAAGAATGAATGTCGTGTTGTCAGGTGGTTGCTGCAGCATGCTGAGAAAACGAGCCATATTCTGGACATCGGTTGTGGAAATGGGCACCTTCTTGTACACTTG GCCAAAGAAGGCTTCACCAACCTGACAGGAGTTGACTACGTTGAGAATGCGGTGATCCTTGCAAAGGAATTAGCAGCCAAGGAAGCAGTTTCTGTCCTTTTTGAG GTGGGCGACATTCTTGAACAGGACCTGCCATGTCCCAGTTTCTCAAGGAAATACGACTTCGTCTTGGACAAAG GAACGTATGATGCCATCAGCCTCTGTCCAGACAATCCGCAAAAAAAACGCAGGTGCTACCTTGAAGTTCTGTCACAAATCCTTGCAACTGGAGGCCATTTTGTGATTGTGTCATGCAACTGGACACAGCAGGAACTGACAGCACACTTTAAGAGAG atacgggaccgtttcctgagcccacttcgagttccccagaccacatcgaatcgcaccacagctaa